One Phycisphaerae bacterium RAS2 DNA window includes the following coding sequences:
- the aroE gene encoding Shikimate dehydrogenase: MTHLIASIITDTSPAAAEQIRRALAEGATMIELRLDIMEGVADADVPALRDIAAAAKVPVLLTLRSTAEGGHWDGSDMDRMSRLIALGGAADYLDIEWASWQRSANLRQKVMLALGRGVEGAPPTDSTRRLILSRHDTSGRPRTMQADLLGMLSEAACDVPKMAWRVRTVRDNFEAFDLLRGAPRPMLAICMGEDGLPSRVLVKKFGAFGSFTAVEAGGESAPGQLTIAEMRRRYRWDRIGPATRVCGLIGDPVSHSIGPSVHNAAYESLSVDAIYLPFRVAEGYESFKAFMVEVLARPWLDARGFSITIPHKENALRFARENGATIDDDDVRWGAVNTFVMNADGMLRAANTDGPAVLQCATDLLGGSLAGRRVAVAGAGGMGRTVAAVLHESGADVTVFNRTMDRARTVAEQLKCKWGPWDRLLSESADLFVNCTSIGMGRKNGPHDDTQTTFPIERLSPDVRVLDTVYSADETPIVTAAKRAGCRAMDGRVLFARQASLQLKHWFGASPPEAHLSELVDSALAAPRPDCQLP; this comes from the coding sequence ATGACGCATCTCATCGCTTCAATCATCACGGACACATCGCCGGCTGCCGCCGAACAGATTCGCCGCGCGCTCGCCGAAGGCGCGACGATGATCGAATTGCGGCTGGACATAATGGAGGGCGTCGCCGATGCCGACGTGCCCGCGTTGCGCGACATCGCCGCCGCGGCGAAGGTCCCGGTTCTCCTCACGCTGCGTTCCACGGCCGAAGGCGGGCATTGGGACGGCAGCGACATGGATCGCATGAGCCGATTGATTGCCCTCGGCGGAGCGGCGGATTACCTCGACATCGAATGGGCGTCGTGGCAGCGGTCGGCCAATCTGCGTCAGAAAGTCATGCTCGCGCTGGGGCGTGGCGTCGAGGGAGCGCCGCCAACCGATTCGACGCGGCGGCTGATCCTTTCGCGGCATGACACGTCGGGTCGGCCGCGGACGATGCAGGCAGATCTGCTTGGGATGCTTTCTGAAGCAGCGTGTGATGTTCCGAAGATGGCCTGGCGCGTGAGGACCGTTCGCGACAACTTCGAGGCGTTCGATCTGTTGCGCGGCGCGCCCCGACCGATGCTGGCGATCTGCATGGGCGAGGATGGTCTGCCATCGCGCGTGCTGGTGAAAAAGTTTGGCGCATTCGGGTCGTTCACCGCAGTTGAAGCGGGCGGCGAGTCCGCGCCGGGCCAGCTCACGATCGCCGAGATGCGCCGGCGCTATCGCTGGGATCGCATCGGCCCCGCGACTCGCGTCTGTGGATTGATCGGCGACCCGGTGTCGCATTCCATCGGTCCGAGTGTTCACAATGCCGCGTACGAGAGCCTGTCGGTGGACGCGATCTATCTTCCATTTCGCGTGGCGGAGGGATACGAGTCCTTCAAGGCATTCATGGTGGAAGTGCTGGCTCGGCCGTGGCTGGACGCGCGAGGGTTTTCAATCACGATCCCTCACAAGGAGAATGCCCTGCGTTTCGCGCGTGAGAACGGCGCGACCATCGACGACGACGACGTTCGCTGGGGCGCAGTGAATACGTTTGTCATGAACGCGGATGGGATGCTGCGCGCCGCCAACACCGACGGACCAGCCGTGCTGCAGTGCGCGACTGACCTGTTGGGCGGATCGTTGGCGGGGCGGCGGGTGGCTGTCGCCGGGGCGGGCGGAATGGGTCGAACCGTCGCCGCAGTGTTGCACGAATCCGGCGCCGATGTGACGGTATTCAATCGAACGATGGACCGGGCACGCACAGTCGCCGAGCAACTCAAATGCAAGTGGGGGCCGTGGGATCGGCTTTTGAGCGAATCGGCCGACCTCTTCGTGAACTGCACGAGCATCGGTATGGGGCGAAAGAATGGGCCGCATGACGATACCCAAACGACGTTTCCGATAGAGCGCCTTTCGCCCGATGTTCGTGTCCTGGACACGGTCTACTCTGCAGATGAAACGCCGATCGTCACTGCCGCCAAACGAGCGGGTTGCCGAGCAATGGATGGGAGGGTTCTCTTTGCCCGGCAAGCCTCGTTGCAGTTGAAACACTGGTTTGGGGCAAGCCCACCAGAAGCTCATCTATCCGAATTGGTCGATTCCGCTTTGGCCGCCCCGCGGCCCGATTGCCAACTTCCTTGA
- the dnaJ_3 gene encoding Chaperone protein DnaJ, with protein MKPTECYRVLGLRHNAEPRELHRAFKRLVLRYHPDRCGDDPVSRARFCEVTEAYAVLKRLRERPTPNDEPMDVCSRCDRVELLFRTLGGGRMCADCLLNRRRRLLPMTLWETIRCVGVMALQGLALYFIVSTIWTGDLQHGAAAMACALGGFGVLAYHAWQADVVER; from the coding sequence TTGAAGCCGACCGAATGTTATCGCGTGTTGGGGTTACGTCACAACGCTGAACCGCGCGAGTTGCATCGCGCGTTCAAGCGGTTGGTGCTGCGTTATCACCCAGACCGTTGCGGCGACGACCCGGTCAGCCGGGCGCGATTCTGCGAAGTGACCGAGGCGTACGCGGTGTTGAAGCGGTTGCGCGAGCGACCAACCCCGAACGATGAACCCATGGACGTTTGCTCGCGGTGCGATCGCGTGGAGCTGCTGTTTCGCACGCTGGGCGGCGGGCGGATGTGCGCCGACTGCTTGCTGAACCGTCGCCGGCGGCTGCTGCCCATGACGCTGTGGGAGACGATCCGCTGTGTCGGAGTCATGGCACTCCAGGGGCTGGCGCTTTACTTCATCGTGTCAACGATCTGGACGGGCGACCTGCAACACGGGGCCGCCGCCATGGCTTGTGCCCTGGGCGGATTCGGCGTGCTGGCGTATCACGCATGGCAGGCCGACGTGGTCGAGCGTTAA
- a CDS encoding Uracil DNA glycosylase superfamily protein, whose amino-acid sequence MRPLEISKELSQKVGRLRFRSPVAKVYNPLDYAIGAFSEYLRRYGNGPRDVLLIGMNPGPWGMAQTGIPFGEVNVVRDWLGIRDGIKPPTDQHPKRPIQGLACNRSEVSGRRIWGWAQEAFGSPASFFRRFMILNYCPLCFMEASGKNLTPDKLPAREREPLFAACDAALRDLVEFYCPKFVVAVGGFVEARAKESLGGLAVTIGRILHPSPASPLANKGWAKQATEQMKQMGIVLD is encoded by the coding sequence ATGCGTCCCCTGGAAATCAGCAAGGAGCTTTCCCAAAAGGTCGGGCGTTTGCGGTTTCGCTCCCCCGTGGCGAAGGTCTATAACCCGCTGGACTATGCGATCGGAGCCTTTTCGGAGTATCTCCGGCGGTACGGCAACGGCCCGCGCGATGTCCTCCTGATCGGCATGAACCCGGGCCCTTGGGGAATGGCCCAGACCGGCATCCCGTTCGGCGAAGTCAACGTTGTGCGCGACTGGCTGGGAATCCGCGACGGCATCAAGCCGCCGACCGACCAGCATCCCAAGCGGCCGATTCAGGGGTTGGCATGCAATCGGAGCGAAGTGAGCGGGCGGCGGATTTGGGGTTGGGCACAGGAGGCGTTCGGTTCGCCCGCGAGTTTCTTTCGCCGGTTCATGATCCTGAATTATTGCCCGCTCTGTTTCATGGAGGCATCGGGCAAGAATCTCACGCCTGACAAGTTGCCGGCGCGCGAACGCGAGCCGCTCTTCGCCGCGTGCGACGCGGCGCTGCGCGACCTGGTGGAGTTTTATTGCCCGAAATTCGTCGTGGCTGTCGGTGGGTTCGTCGAAGCGCGGGCGAAGGAATCACTCGGCGGCCTGGCAGTCACAATCGGCCGCATCCTGCACCCCAGCCCGGCCAGCCCGCTGGCGAACAAAGGCTGGGCGAAGCAGGCAACGGAGCAGATGAAGCAGATGGGGATTGTGTTGGACTAA
- a CDS encoding Alpha/beta hydrolase family protein: MIRPTRSSSLFAVACLATVSAGCLSEQSFPMRTGDLVPMSMDCPSGAPLVARDWLARVSPGLNQLLPRGTKPPLLTEELTQNGKPVDVMAHFGRDPRRLQKLFGNFSGIVHTAQCVGAGFNPGEGTPWPGFEEVWIPIREDLSLCGWLAMAREGGRSGAPVLDSNCIVLLPGLLGNHEINRTRDLARALLDNGHHVLSVELRGHGKTDLRYPDIGYNFGVTEVQDLLLVSEWLEARPHIKGTGLVGFCWGANTAMIAAWFDGRSADDPNLSPRLREILGPPRSGRHFSAGVIAFSPTLRYEEVLEVLKTPRSMSKEPMYAGLQDMVLGRAQHKAYANPTGDLRWLIDREYERSVLSYPNAVEEGLTFLRWMPFQAPQGDDNQASEVPAHDDPAHEGRARIKPAHDKASSIRIPTLIVVAANDPLVGGQDLADFIAGVRNPGVAALLTPGGGHVGFAAWNRRYYFNLILSFFDTRHGPGARRP; this comes from the coding sequence ATGATTCGCCCCACACGATCTTCCAGTCTCTTCGCGGTCGCATGCCTCGCAACAGTCTCCGCCGGCTGTCTCTCCGAGCAGTCGTTCCCAATGCGAACGGGCGACCTCGTACCGATGTCGATGGATTGCCCGTCAGGCGCGCCGCTCGTCGCCCGTGATTGGCTTGCTCGAGTCAGTCCAGGGCTGAATCAACTCCTGCCACGCGGCACGAAGCCTCCGCTCCTGACCGAAGAGTTGACACAGAATGGGAAGCCGGTCGATGTCATGGCGCATTTCGGCCGCGATCCGCGCCGGCTGCAGAAGCTCTTCGGCAACTTCAGCGGCATCGTTCACACGGCCCAGTGCGTCGGCGCGGGTTTCAATCCCGGCGAAGGCACGCCGTGGCCCGGCTTCGAAGAAGTCTGGATTCCCATCCGCGAAGACCTGTCACTCTGCGGCTGGCTCGCCATGGCGCGCGAGGGCGGCCGATCAGGCGCGCCCGTCCTCGATTCCAACTGCATCGTGTTGCTGCCCGGTCTGCTGGGCAACCACGAAATAAATCGCACGCGCGACCTGGCCCGCGCGCTGCTCGACAACGGACACCACGTTCTTTCCGTCGAGCTGCGCGGACACGGCAAGACCGATCTCCGCTACCCGGACATCGGCTACAACTTCGGCGTCACCGAGGTGCAGGATCTTCTACTGGTCTCGGAATGGCTCGAAGCGAGGCCGCACATCAAGGGGACAGGCCTCGTCGGGTTCTGCTGGGGCGCGAACACAGCCATGATCGCGGCATGGTTTGATGGGCGCTCGGCAGATGACCCGAATCTGTCACCGCGCTTGCGCGAGATTCTTGGCCCGCCTCGATCGGGACGGCATTTCTCCGCCGGCGTCATCGCCTTCAGCCCGACGCTGCGGTACGAGGAGGTATTGGAAGTTCTCAAGACCCCGCGCAGCATGTCGAAGGAGCCCATGTACGCCGGGCTGCAGGACATGGTGCTGGGTCGCGCGCAGCACAAGGCCTATGCCAACCCGACGGGCGACTTGCGCTGGCTGATTGATCGTGAATACGAGCGAAGCGTCTTGAGTTATCCCAATGCGGTGGAAGAGGGGTTGACGTTTCTGCGCTGGATGCCGTTTCAGGCCCCGCAGGGAGACGATAATCAGGCTTCCGAAGTGCCCGCGCACGATGACCCGGCGCACGAGGGGCGGGCGCGCATCAAGCCCGCTCATGACAAAGCGTCGTCAATCCGCATTCCGACGCTGATCGTCGTGGCCGCAAACGACCCGCTGGTCGGCGGGCAAGACCTGGCCGATTTCATCGCCGGCGTGAGGAATCCAGGCGTCGCCGCGCTGCTCACCCCCGGCGGGGGCCACGTCGGCTTCGCCGCATGGAACCGCCGCTACTACTTCAATCTTATTTTGTCGTTCTTCGACACGCGCCATGGCCCGGGGGCGCGGCGCCCGTAG